A region of the Oncorhynchus gorbuscha isolate QuinsamMale2020 ecotype Even-year linkage group LG02, OgorEven_v1.0, whole genome shotgun sequence genome:
aaatcaaatttatttatatagtccttcgtacatctgctgatatctcaaattgctgaacagaaacccagcctaaaaccccaaacagcaagcaatgcaggtgtagaagcacggtgggtaggaaaaactccctagaatggccaaaacctaggaagaaagctagagaggaaccaggctatgaggggtggccaatcatcttctggctgtgccgggtggagattataacagaacatggccaaggtgttcaaatgttcataaatgaccagcatggtcaaataataataatcacagtagttgtggagggtgcagcaagtcagcacctcaggagtaaatgtcagttggcttatCATAGCCGATCAtgaagagtatctctaccactcctgctgtctctagagatttgaaaacagcaggtctgggacaggtagcacgtccggtgaacaggtcagggttccatagccgcaggcagaacagttgaaactggagcagcagcacgaccaggtggactggggacagcaaggagtcatcatgccaggtagtcctgaggcatggtgctagggctcaggtcctccaagagagagaaagaaagagagcatacttaaactcacacaggacaccggataagacagaagtactccagatataacaaactgacctgagcccctcgacacataaactactgcagcataaatactggaggctgagagaggaggggtcaggagacactgtggccccaaccGATGAtttccccggacagggccaaacaggaaggatataaccccatccactttgccaaagcacagcccccacaccactagagggatatcttcaaccaccaacttaccatcctgagacaaggctgagtaaagcccacaaagatctccgccacggcacaacccaagggaggacgccaacccagacaggaagatcacatcagtgactcaacccactcaagtgatgcatccctcctagggacggcatgaaagagcaccagtaagccagtgactcagcccctgtaatagggttagacgCAGAGATtcgcagtggaaagaggggaaccggccaggcagagacagcaagggcggttcattgctccagagcctttccgttcaccttcacactcctgggccagactacacgcaatcatatgacccactgaagagatgagtcttcagtaaagacttaaaggttgagactgagtctgcgtctctcacatgggtagacagaccattccataaaaaggagctctataggagaaagccctgcctccagctgtttgcttagaaattctagggacaattaggaggcctgcatttgtgaccgtagcgtacgtgtaggtatgtacggcaggaccaaatcagagagataggtaggagcaagcccatgtaatgctttgtaggttagcagtaaaaccttgaaatcagcccttgccttaacaggaagccagtgtagggaggctagcactggagtaatatgtcATGCAatgaaatgcaaatgaattactttaaaatcatacaatgtgattttctggatttttgttttagattccgtctctcacagttgaagtgtacctatgatcaaaatgacagacctctacatgctttgtaagtaggaaaacctgcaaaatcagcagtgtatcaaatacttgttctccccactgtatatattcatttttaaacaacacaatactaatgttttaacttaggaagagttcagaaatcaatatttggtggaataaccctgattttcaatgacagctttCATGCGTCTTAGCATGCtctccaccagtctttcacattgatgttggggGACTTTATGGCACTCCTGGCGCAAAAGTTCAAGCAGCTCGGCTTTGTTTGATGGCTTGTGaccatccatcttcctcttgatcacattccagaagttttcaatggggttcaggtctggagattgggctggccaTAACAGAGTCTTGATCTAGTGGTCCTCCATCCACACCTTGATTGACCTGGCTGTGTGATATGGAGCATTGTCCTGCTGGGAAAAACACTCCTCAGAGTTGGGGAACATTGTCAGAACAGAAGGAAGCAAGTTTTCTTCCAGGACAACCTTGTACGTGGCTTGATTCATGCGTCCTTCACAAAGACAAATCTGCCGGATTCCAGCCTTGCTGAAGCACCATCGGGGGGTGTCATCACAgatcctccaccaaatttcacaGTTGGTGCGAGACACTGTGGCTTGTAGGCCTCTCCAGGTCTCACAACCACTGTGGCATTTGGTGGAGGATCGATGATGATCTGGGGCTGCTTCAGCAAGGCTATttaaaatctatttaatccattatgaattcaagctgtaacacaacaaaacgtggaaTAGGTCAAGGGGTAGGAATACTTTCTTAATGCACTGAATCCTCTCCATGTCCTGAATCTATAAACTCTTTAAACTGAACTGCATCTCTACCTCCACCTGCTCTTTAACTGGAGTCCCACAGTAGATGATAATGTATAATAATTATCTAAATCTCAATCAGTTACAATATTGTAACTGAATAAAATATTGTGACAGTCTAGGAACCAACGTTTTGGTCAGTGTTTCCCTGGGCAAGGGAGAACATGCAGGAAATGTATAAAAGCAAAGCCTtggttgtgtggtgtgtgtgtgtgtgtctgcacacgcatgagtatttttttttaatcctgtgAGCAACCATTTTGTGACCAGACTGACTTGAAGAAATGTTTGGGGGTGTGGTCAATTTTGTTCTGAATGGTATGCATTGAGTTTGACTATCAGTGAGATTATTCATGTGTAAAAATGTTCAAGATGTTCGCCACTGCAATAATGTCCTTTGGGTTTCAGTTTGTTTGGAGAGGCTTTGCTGGTTCGAGGTCCAGGCACTTTATTGGCATCACCCTACAATAAGGGCACTTTAGGTAAAGTAATTTGTATTTCTAAAATATCTATTTACGTAAATGCAGAGGTTACTGTTATTTCCTCCCATCAATAGTACAGTATTGCTTGTCATTTTGTGAACATGGTCAGCTGAATCTCTGCGAAAACACTATTTCAGAAAGCTATCTAGTGAAAGTAACAATTTAAgttattttgtgtgtgttatttatcTGTCAAACAAGCAAACCTAGTCTTCTAGGCTTTAATAAACATTACATGTTCTTTGTATTGGCCTCTGTACTATTTCCCTTCAATGGGCCTAGAACCTTTTCTAACGTTTGTTACAATTGTGATAGAAATGCTATATTTTTGCTCGGGTGTTGTCTGGTCCGTTGCATTGTTCAAAACTCACCCAACTCAATGGGTGGCCTGTCACGAACCTGTCATATGTTCTGGTTGAGGTCTTCTCCTCACTGAACAGTAACTGGCATTGTCTCCGTCTCCTCACTGAACAGTAACTGGCGTTGTCTTCATCCCCTCACTGAACAGTAACTGGCGTTGTCTCCGTCCTCTCAATGAACAGTAACTGGCGTTGTCTTCGTCCCCTCACTGAACAGTAACTGGCGTTGTCTCCGTCCCCTCACTGAACAGTAACTGGCGTTGTCTCCGTCCCCTCACTGAACAGTAACTGGCGTTGTCTCCGTCCCCTCACTGAACAGTAACTGGCGTTGTCTCCGTCCCCTCACTGAACAGTAACTGGCGTTGTCTCCGTCCCCTCACTGAACAGTAACTGGCGTTGTCTCCATCCCCTCACTGAACAGTAACTACCGTTGTCTCCATCCCCTCACTGAACAGTAACTGGCGTTGTCTCCGTCCCCTCACTGAACAGTAACTGGCGTTGTCTCCATCCCCTCACTGAACAGTAACTACCGTTGTCTCCGTCCCCTCACTGAACAGTAACTGGCGTTGTCTCCGTCCCCTCACTGAACAGTAACTACCGTTGTCTCCGTCCCCTCACTGAACAGTAACTACCGTTGTCTCCGTCCCCTCACTGAACAGTAACTGGCGTTGTCTCCGTCCCCTCACTGAACAGTAACTGGCGTTGTCTGGTGGTgctattttagctaaccctatccggcaggtgtttttacagtcatgtctgcaaaaatactacagtatactagcCATGTCCACCAAATACTATAGTGAATACTACCGTgaagtccgcaaaaacactacagtcaaTTCCATAGTACGTAAATATAGTAATACTAGTGAATACCATAGTACGTTAAAGAGAGTAATACAGTAGTTTAGACCATATAATTTCTTTCATGTGGGTACAAGGAGAGACGAAGAGAAGGATGCATACACGTACACAAAGGGCAAGGAAAAAAATAAGTGATTGGACAATTCAAATTCCCTTATTGCCTAGCAGCATCCAACCAAATGAGACTGCGGATCAAACAAGCGGTTAGAACTGTGTGCGCGTGTTATCCTGAAAAAGATGCAGTgtgagaggagggaacaggagaccCAGAAGAACACACCTGTGTCAACATGAACACTCAAAGAAACACACTTGAGACACAATGATTTTATAACATACTTAGGTTTTTATGTAATCCCCCCCCCGCCCCCAAAACTGGAATGTACGTCTGGAAAGAGGTGATTGGGAAGGAACAGGAGAGCAGAGACCCTGGGGAGGCAACCTAAACCATCTTATAGTGTCCTGCAAAGTCTCAACATTCAGTCTCATCGATCTCAAAAAGGTCTCCTTATAACCATCTGCCTACCACATCAAACCATCGTCTCATCCCTTGTCTCACCAACACCTGATCCATCTCTCCTCAGTTCTGAAAAGCAGGGCCCCCTCCTCTGGACGGGGTTATTGGCACAAAATGACTGAGTGGAAAATAGTAGTTGAGAAAGACAAATGAAACACTATGGCAAATGGTACACAGAATACGATAGAATGGGACACAGAATTGCACTGGCCTTAAGTCCAGCTGGTCCCTGGTAGAGAACTAAAAGCAGAATGTCTTGAAAGGTACACAAGGACAGGACATGTTTATTCTAGCACCCAGAAAATCACTTTCTTATCAGAGGCGTCTGCCGCCGTGTCTCAGGTAGTGTGCTGTTGCTTCAATCAGAGTCCAATGTTGTCGAAGAGTTGTGATGTAAGTATGAGGTCCAGAATGTCCCAGAGTGATGAAATGACCCAGAGAGGTGTCAGACCCAGAGAGGTGTCAGACCCAGAGAGGCGTCAGACCCCGAGAGGCGTCAGACTCAGCCGGAGCTGGACTGACCTGTGATGTTTCCCGATCACACTTCCTCCAACACTCTGACTACAGACCTCAACATCCTAGAAGTCATCACACTCCATAAAAACGACAATAGGAATCCATTAGTTTGTATGAAAACATGAAACGATACATCAATTTCTGTGTATGAGGTGTGGTCCTGAGACTCGAGGACTGCGTTTTTAAAGCCAGCGTGTAAGACATTTCCTCCGTAGCACTTTGCTATGTGCACATTGTGTTGAAACGGTCCCGTAGATGGTCCACCATGGTGCTATACATGTTGACTATCGTCTGTGGCATTTCAACGATGACCTCTGACCTTTTCGCTTTCTTTACTTTGCTGCATTCCTCTCCTCAGCCAGCCAACCGTTGGTCATCAGCTACCAATGCATTGTGGGGAATGAAAAGAGACTGCAGCTGCCACAAAACCAAGCAGATCATTTGTCTCGAAAAAAGACACTTTCACCAGTCACAGAGGAGCAACATAAACAATACAGTGGGGTTAAAGGTttctgtagctgtgtgtgtgtgtgtgtgtgtgtgtgtgtgtgtgtgtgtgtgtgtgtgtgtgtgtgtgtgtgtgtgtagctgtgtgtacagtatgggAGAATCACAGTGTTTGTGGGTTCGTCTGTTCAAACACGTTGCCAATACTCTTCCTCTTCTTGAGTACACCTCTTTGTGCtgttctcctccttcctctgtgAAACTTTATATACAGAAAAGTGAACTATTTCAATGCTAAGGCATTGTAGAGTGAGAGGATGGGATAAAGGAAGAGTAGATCCTTCATTTCGAAGACGAACACAAAACACAATCCTAAATACCAGTACCTAGATCTCATCTAGACTCCAAAACAGAGAACATACAACACTGACAAGAAAACAGTGCCTAACAGAAATCTGAACTGAAATATCTACAAACGAGTTAGGAAATCATTATATTATGTCATCTGTAAAGGATGACCGTGGGTAGAAATCTGGCTTTGATATTTGCTCGTGTGGTTTTGGTTTTAAGACTGACATACCCCGAAAACAAAAGTTATCACGCACCACACACGAGCAGATGTACTGCTTGTGCGTacatgcgcacgcacacaaaAACACGTTCACTCAcgcaaatatacacacacacacacacagactaaccatTTGAAAAGTTTTGACATGTCATATCTAGTGTCAGCTCTCACTTTGAGTGAGAGGCGACACTGAGCCGCTGCCACTGTGAGTCCATCAGTTTAACGGCCCTCATGTCCAGGCCTCATGGACCCAATCATAGGGTGCAAAGCAGGGAAGAGGTCCTACCCCAACCAATACACCACCCCCCCCATCCATCCACAGAGGCAGGCCACTGTACAGTACAGTCCATAGGGCAGGAGGGTGAGGGCAGCCATCCCGACAGTCAGTcatagagagggaggtgggaggatAAGGGTGTGGAGGGAGCTAGAGGGACAGTTGGATTTCTACGTTGAAAACAGCAGTCTATTTGTGGATACTGCGTCTATGCCAGCTGGGCCGTCTAGATGTCTCCCTCATACTTTGTAGTAGATGTTGGCTGGGCTCTGGGGGGGCATCTCCTGGACGATGTAGACGGGGTGACCGTAGTCCCCGCTCACCTTCTCGTAATGCGGGCAGTAAGCCTGGTCTGAAGTCCGCAGCGGGATGATGATGTCACTGGGCTCCGAGCCGTTGTTTCCTCCGGCGGAGGAGCCGGCCCCGTTGTTGCTGCCCCTCTTGGGGGTCAGGGTGGCCAGGGTCAGGGTGGGGTGATGGGTCTCAGAGTGCTTGTTCTGTCGCCAGCggtaacacaccacacagacGACAGACGTCACGATGAGGAGGAAGGCTCCGCCCCCTGCCGCTCCAGTGATCACCGCCACGTTAGAGGAAGGTAAAGGGTTGTTCCCCTCGCCCTCTCCACCAGCCTTGGGCGTGGTACCGTTCCCTGTTAGGGAAGAGGGGTTAGGATCAATGATTAAAACTGTAGATACTGTATCattaaaccaatgaggagagtACTGTACCTTTGGGGTGGAAGCGGTTTGAGTCTGGTTTGGGTTTGGGTGGGAGGCCATATGCATCTATGGGAAATCACACAGTTTCTTTAGGGTTGTGAGCAACATTACATAGCACAGTTTCATTAATATTGTTACAAAATATGTACAAGAATATGCCAGACCCCATGCAGATGAATTTATATGAGGATGATTACTATTGAAAGACTAATTACAGCAAAtcaaagagaatatatatatttaacagtAAGGATGGTGATGGTACTCACTCTGTCCCACTTTGAGAATCACCTTCATCCCTCGtgtcacacacactcctcctctcgTGCTGTCCAGCCCCTGCCTCGTCCCATCAGAGGTAgctaagagaggaagaggaggagtggtagactACCGTTAGAGAGATACCTAACACTATCCCACACACATGTCAAACTATGCACTTGAAGTAAATATTGTCAGGTTGGATTACCTCAGCAGCAAACTACATGGAGTCAAAAGCCCTCAAATTATTCCCATCTTTTTTTCACACATGGTAATACATACATTCATACATATATTCTGAAACCACACTTACACACTCTGTAACGTGACACACTTCAACAAGTAACATCAggcaagctcacacacacacacacacacacacacacacacacacacacacacacacacacacacacacacacacacacacacacacacacacacacacacacacacacacacacacacacacacacacacacacacacacacacacacacacaaaaccatggCACAGCTGGGCCTTCTGGTCAGGGGGACAAGGTCTAAGCAGGAAGCCAGAAGCCATGTTCTATGAGACACACTGTGAACCCAAAGCCATGTTCTATCGGACACACTGTGAACCCAAAGCCACAGCCGTGTTCTATCAGACACACTGTGAACCCAAAGCCACAGCCGTGTTCTATCAGACACACTGTGAACCCAAAGCCACAGCCATGTTCTATCAGACACACTGTGAACCCAAAGACACAGCCATGTTCTATCAGACACACTGTGAACCCAAAGCCATGTTCTATCAGACACACTGTGAACCCAAAGACACAGCCATGTTCTATCAGACACACTGTGAACCCAAAGACACAGCCATGTTCTATCAGACACACTGTGAACCCAAAGCCATGTTCTATCAGACACACTGTGAACCCAAAGCCACAGCCATAACacgcacacaataccccagacacactgacCACCACATCCCAGCCACTTCCCCTGACCTTTTAAACCCAAACCCAGTCATATTAATCCAAAGACCAGTGGCCATTTAAACCCTCATAAGCCATAATCACACCACATGACACCCCCCTACAGCCTCTACCTCGTATTTACCACTTGAGGCTTTAGATTACAACAGTAGGTAAAGTATAGCTGTAAGGaaaggtatctctctctctcccctgtctccctccctccttctcttccaatTAGGTGTAAAAACCATAAATGAAAGAGTGATAGAACAGAAGAGCAATAAATCATGGAATGATAGAGAACAGAAAGCATGTTAGGTTAATTAAATGAGAAGCAGAAAGAAGAGAGATGCAAGGAGGAGTGAGTCATGGAGATGATGACCAAGGAGGAGTGAGTACTGGAGATGATGACCAAGGAGGAGTGAGTCATGGAGATGATGACCAAGGAGGAGTGAGTCATGGAGATGATGACCAAGGAGGAGTGAGTCATGGAGATGATGACCAAGGAGGAGTGAGTCATGGAGATGATGACCAAGGAGGAGTGAGTCATGGAAATGATGACCAAGGAGGAGTGAGTCATGGAGATGATGACCAAGGAGGAGTGTGTCATGGAGATGATGACCAAGGAGGAGTGAGTAATGGAGATGATGACCAAGGAGGAGTGAGTCATGGAGATGATGACCAAGGAGGAGTGAGTAATGGAGAGGATGACCAAGTTTGGGGCGAGACATAGaagaagagcagagagaaagagcaaagGAGAAAAAGAGGAGCTCGTAATGGAGATGATGatctgtggtgaaggagagaaagagagagagagagggcgtgatGTACAGCCACGGACCTAAACAGGCGGAAGTTGCTCGGAAAAACCCCCAACACAAGACAAAAGGGAAAGTTgttaatacatttaaataaaacaAGACTGACCCATTAACACACGAGCACACCCACTCTGTAACAGAGGAGGATTTATACACAGACAAgcgacaggaggaggaggggggggggggtattttcgCCTCTGGCATATCCTAAATTGACCCAGCGAGTAACCAACTTAGCCCaaccccaccctccctcctccccttgccaaacctccccctctcttctaaGTGAGAGAGCAGCTAAGGGATTGACCTGTGTTGACCAAGGAGTGTAACTCCAAAAGATGGGTTTACCCCGCCTTTAACCGGGCTAAATCGTGACCCGTTTAACCCATCCCATGTGAAATTAAAGAAATCTCTGTGCCTTGCATAAACCCTCTTCCCCACACAACAACCCACCTGGACAGAAGGAATGTATATGTTaggatgctgttcattgactacagctcggccttcaataccatagtgccctaCACCAGGTGTCGCAGGAAGGCCAAGTAGATCATCAGGgaccccagccacccaagccacgaCCTGTTCTCCCCGCTTCAACCACTCAGACGCGGGCAGTACACTTACCTTACCTGATGCTCCCCCTATGGACATTCTTATTACCTACTCTGAATCTGAAAACATCCTTTTAATTCAGTTCAGCAGATTCAGGCTTTAGTTGTGCCCACGTCAGCTGTCACTCTGCCCAATTGGCCAGTCTCCATCAGCAGTAGaagcacatacagacacattggGAAGCTACATTAGGGCCAAGTTGGTAAACAGGGCAggcagtctctctctcgcccactcTGTCCACCAGGGTGTTAAAACAGGGACACTGTCCTACGGGAGGTCACTGAACTCAAATATCCTGCTGCATTTTTTTGCCGGCATGCACCTTGCAACATGCAGTCAACGTAACGCCATAGCAGTCAGCGTGCAGTCAACGTAACGCCATAGCAGTCAGCGTGCAGTCAACGTAATGACATAGCAGTCAGCGTGCAGTCAACGTAATGACATAGCAGTCAGCGTGCAGTCAACGTAATGACATAGCAGTCAGCGTGCAGTCAACGTAACGACATAGCAGTCAGCGTACAGTCAACGTAATGACATAGCAGTCAGCGTGCAGTCAACGTAACGACATAGCAGTCAGCGTGCAGTCAACGTAATGACATAGCAGTCAGCGTGCAGTCAACATAACGCCATAGCAGTCAGCGTGCAGTCAACGTAATGACATAGCAGTCAGCGTGCAGTCAACGTAACGCCATAGCAGTCAGCGTACAGTCAACGTAATGACATAGCAGTCAGCGTGCAGTCAACGTAACGACATAGCAGTCAGCGTGCAGTCAACGTAATGACATAGCAGTCAGCGTGCAGTCAGTCAGCGTAGTCGAACGTAATGACATAGCAGTCAGCGTGCAGTCAACGTAATGACATAGCAGTCAGCGTGCAGTCAACGTAACGCCATAGCAGTCAGCGTGCAGTCAACGTAATGACATAGCAGTCAGCGTGCAGTCAGCGTCAACGACATAGCAGTCAGCGTGCAGTCATCGTCATAGCGTCAGCGTGCAGTCAACGTAATGACATAGCAGTCAGCGTGCAGTCAACGTAACGACATAGCAGTCAGCGTGCAGTCAACGTAATGACATAGCAGTCAGCGTGCAGTCAACGTAACGCCATAGCAGTCAGCGTGCAGTCAACGTAACGCCATAGCAGTCAGCGTGCAGTCAACGTAACGCCATAGCAGTCAGCGTGCAGTCAACGTAATGACATAGCAGTCAGCGTGCAGTCAACGTAATAGCAGTCGTAATGACAACGTAGCAGTCAGCGTGCAGTCAACGTAATGACAACGTAGCAGTCAGCGTGCAGTCAACGTAATGCCATAGCAGTCAGCGTGCAGTCAACGTAACGCCATAGCAGTCAGCGTGCAGTCAACGTAATGACATAGCAGTCAGCGTGCAGTCAACGTAATGACATAGCAGTCAGCGTGCAGTCAACGTAATGACATAGCAGTCAGCGTAGCAGTCAAGTCGTAATGATAGCAGTCAGCGTGCAGTCAGCGTGCAGTCAACGTAATGACATAGCAGTCAGCGTGCAGTCAACGTAACGCCATAGCAGTCAGCGTGCAGTCAACGTAATGACATAGCAGTCAGCGTACAGTCAACGTAATGACATAGCAGTCAGCGTGCAGTCAACGTAATGACATAGCAGTCAGCGTACAGTCAACGTAATGACATAGCAGTCAACGTGCATTCAATGTAACGCCATAGCAGTCAGTGTGCATTCAATGTAACGCCATAGCAGTCAGCGTACAGTCAACGTAATGACATAGCAGTCAATGTGCATTCAATGTAACGCCATAGCAGTCAGCGTACAGTCAACGTAATGACATAGCAGTCAGCGTACAGTCAACGTAATGACATAGCAGTCAACGTGCATTCAATGTAACGCCATAGTAGTCAATGTGCATTCAATGTAACGCCATAGCAGTCAGCGTACAGTCAACGTAATGACATAGCAGTCAACGTGCATTCAATGTAACGCCATAGCAGTCAGTGTGCATTCAATGTAACGCCATAGCAGTCAGCGTACAGTCAACGTAATGACATAGCAGTCAACGTGTATTCAATGTAACGCCATAGCAGTCAGCGTGCAGTCAACGTAATGACATAGCAGTCAACGTGCATTCAATGTAACGCCATAGCAGTCAACGTGCGTTCAATGTACTGCCATAGCAGTCAACGTGCAGTCAACGTAATGCCATAGCAGTCAACGTTCGTTCAATGTAACGCCATAGCAGTCAACGTGCAGTCAACGTAATGCCATAACAGTCAACGTGcagtcaacacaacaccataGCAGTCAACGCGCAGTCAACGTAATGCCATAGCAGTCAACGTGCAGTCAACACAACGCCATAGCAGTCAACGCGCAGTCAACGTAATGCCATAGCAGTCAACGTGCAGTCAACGTTCCCTTACAGGGAAGTGGATAGGTTTGGCTAGACATGGTTGGAAATCTAGACTGCAATCTGTATGTCGTAAAGTACAGTAGCCTAATATCAGCCCATTGTTAACAAGCCTGTTATCTGGTGTTCTAAATGAGGTGTGGTCTGTGTGTAGGCTATGTTCTAAACATGACTCAGCCAAGCTGCATGCAGTACAGTTATCTGGTGTTCTAAATGAGGTGTGGTCTGTGTGTAGGCTATGTTCTAAACATGACTCAGCCAAGCTGCATGTAGTACAGTTATCTGGTGTTCtacatttttaatttttttatttcacctttatttaaccaggtaggctagttgagaacaggttctcatttgcaactgcgacctggccaagataaagcatagcagtgtgaacagtcaacacagagttacacatggagtaaacaattaacaagtcaataacacagagaaaaaaaggggagtctatatacaatgtgtgcaaaaggcatgaggaggtaggcgaataattacaatattgcagattaacactgaagtgataaatgatcatgtacaggtagagatattggtgtgcaaaagagcagaaaagtaaataaataaaaactgtggggatgaggtaggtgaaaatgggtgtgctatttaccaatagattatgtacagctgcagtgatcggttagctgctcagctagctgatgtttgaagttggtgagggagataaaagtctccaacttcagcgatttttgcaattcgttccagtcacaggcagcagagtactggaacgaaaggcggccgaatgaggtgttggctttagggatgatcaatgagatacacctgctggagcgcgtgctacggatgggtgttgccatcgtgaccagtgagctgagataaggcggagctttgcctagcatggccttgtagatgacctga
Encoded here:
- the LOC124007962 gene encoding ephrin-B3-like encodes the protein MAGESRGAGMALAFWDCCNGLGFILIFIVDLLGIAAGNMEPIYWNTLNKRFQDDRGYVLYPQIGDRLDLICPASNPPGPRSPSEYEYYKLYLVSMREQADRCEVMGAPNLLLTCDKPNSDMRFTIKFQEFSPNLWGHEFKTLTDYYIIATSDGTRQGLDSTRGGVCVTRGMKVILKVGQNAYGLPPKPKPDSNRFHPKGNGTTPKAGGEGEGNNPLPSSNVAVITGAAGGGAFLLIVTSVVCVVCYRWRQNKHSETHHPTLTLATLTPKRGSNNGAGSSAGGNNGSEPSDIIIPLRTSDQAYCPHYEKVSGDYGHPVYIVQEMPPQSPANIYYKV